A region of Flavobacteriales bacterium DNA encodes the following proteins:
- a CDS encoding LptF/LptG family permease has product MKKLDLYIIRKFLGTYIFMILAVMSIAIVIDISEKLRDFTDENNNITFSDIALGYYPYFFLHYVNLFSSLIIFLSVLFFTSFMAQRSEVIAILSNGVSFARFTRPYMMVSTLLLAIALLMNHLVVPHSNKKRLDFESKYITVLEGNFKKVTVVIDSNTIVRFNRINAKHNRVDRLWVEKWATNKDGVYELTSDMQVNSANGDSVLHNWELHNVFIRNIKEEGGEEIVRYDQVDTLLNFNTKDLAQRSNIMEAMNTQELIKFRNREKEKGSTLLTNIEIVLYERTAYPFATYILTLIGVAVSSRKSREGVGKNLIVGLIASVTYIFFMKMTTVASTNVGLAPWIAVWVPNIIFAFVALYLFMKRVKE; this is encoded by the coding sequence TTGAAAAAATTAGATTTATATATCATTAGAAAGTTCTTAGGGACTTATATCTTTATGATTTTAGCTGTAATGAGTATAGCTATCGTAATAGATATAAGCGAGAAGTTAAGAGACTTTACAGATGAAAATAATAACATCACTTTTAGTGATATTGCATTAGGGTATTATCCTTATTTCTTTTTACACTACGTTAATTTGTTTAGCTCCTTAATTATCTTTTTATCGGTGCTTTTCTTTACGAGTTTTATGGCTCAAAGGAGTGAAGTCATTGCGATTTTAAGTAATGGAGTGAGTTTTGCTCGATTTACAAGGCCTTATATGATGGTTTCTACGTTATTGTTGGCAATCGCTTTGTTGATGAATCACTTGGTAGTTCCGCACTCTAATAAAAAACGGTTAGATTTTGAGAGTAAGTATATTACAGTACTTGAAGGAAACTTTAAAAAAGTAACGGTAGTTATCGATTCTAATACTATTGTAAGGTTTAATCGTATCAACGCTAAGCACAATAGAGTCGATCGTTTGTGGGTAGAAAAATGGGCAACGAATAAAGACGGTGTTTATGAATTAACATCAGATATGCAGGTGAATTCAGCAAATGGAGATAGTGTATTGCATAACTGGGAATTGCATAATGTTTTTATTCGAAACATAAAAGAAGAGGGGGGAGAGGAGATTGTGCGTTATGATCAAGTTGATACTTTGTTGAATTTTAATACCAAAGATTTGGCTCAACGAAGTAATATTATGGAAGCAATGAATACGCAAGAGCTGATCAAATTTAGAAATAGAGAGAAAGAAAAAGGGTCAACACTATTGACTAATATTGAAATTGTCTTGTACGAAAGGACAGCTTATCCCTTTGCAACTTATATTTTAACTTTGATTGGAGTTGCTGTTTCTTCTCGGAAATCAAGAGAAGGGGTAGGTAAAAACTTAATTGTGGGATTGATTGCTAGCGTTACCTATATTTTCTTTATGAAAATGACAACTGTAGCTTCCACAAATGTGGGGTTGGCTCCTTGGATTGCTGTTTGGGTCCCCAATATCATCTTCGCTTTTGTAGCGCTTTATCTTTTTATGAAAAGGGTAAAAGAATAA
- a CDS encoding neutral/alkaline non-lysosomal ceramidase N-terminal domain-containing protein, which translates to MYRIGFSKVAVLYPRLEVGMMGYGMWENRVKGEETKLYARAMAIESEEESLVFVNVEMAFITPGIRREVMKCLDKAQTKLRLKESSLMLTAQHTHSGPGGFSEYAYYSFTTPGFSKEIRDAFVEAIVKAVVEAYNKKELATLSYKEASFGSDVAVAWNRSLKAYNCNSENVEEEVDHSQALDRKMYLMQVNSMQGKILGSVNWFGVHATAIGNDNVKVSSDNKGYAADLLEQKYPGTVHIFAQGKAGDVSPHFHGVGAAKKREEVKKTGDHLYARQNGEKQFIQAHKIIDKDAGFRIEGRLDSELSYADYTKIKVDSEFTNGVDGKRTSEACFGMPFFKGTPIDGKGAPFIAMIVLKGLNKLWNKKRESLKESQGSKDIVINASTKELLGQGKMDILPSFIDGAIKEMNRQSRNKALIEHTLVPVVLPVQIWMIGTVVILGVPGEITTVAGRRLEKQMERMLEEVGVQKVILSSYANSYMGYITTQEEYEVQLYEGGHTVFGQWTLAAFQTKFKHLCAELIKPKEEHKINREIKPPIFSEEELSRRAYSRTSHL; encoded by the coding sequence ATGTATCGTATAGGTTTTTCAAAAGTAGCTGTGCTTTATCCTAGGCTGGAAGTAGGGATGATGGGATATGGAATGTGGGAGAATAGAGTGAAGGGTGAAGAAACAAAGTTGTATGCTCGTGCTATGGCTATTGAATCTGAAGAAGAGTCCTTAGTCTTTGTTAATGTAGAGATGGCTTTTATTACTCCTGGGATTAGAAGGGAGGTTATGAAATGTTTGGATAAAGCTCAAACAAAGTTGAGGTTAAAAGAAAGTAGTTTAATGCTAACAGCTCAACATACACATTCAGGGCCAGGAGGATTTTCAGAGTATGCCTATTATTCTTTTACAACACCAGGGTTTAGTAAAGAAATAAGGGATGCTTTTGTTGAGGCTATCGTCAAGGCGGTTGTAGAGGCGTATAATAAAAAAGAATTGGCGACATTGAGTTATAAAGAAGCTTCTTTTGGTAGTGATGTAGCTGTAGCTTGGAATAGGTCTTTAAAAGCTTATAATTGTAATTCAGAGAATGTAGAAGAAGAGGTTGACCATTCTCAGGCGTTAGATCGAAAGATGTATTTAATGCAAGTTAATTCAATGCAAGGAAAAATATTAGGGTCAGTGAATTGGTTTGGGGTACATGCTACAGCTATAGGGAATGACAATGTAAAAGTATCATCTGATAATAAAGGTTATGCCGCTGATTTGTTAGAGCAAAAATATCCTGGGACAGTGCATATTTTTGCCCAAGGAAAAGCTGGAGATGTTTCTCCTCACTTTCATGGAGTGGGTGCTGCAAAAAAAAGAGAGGAGGTCAAAAAAACTGGTGATCATTTGTATGCTAGACAGAATGGTGAAAAGCAATTTATTCAGGCTCATAAAATCATAGACAAAGATGCTGGTTTCAGGATTGAGGGGCGATTAGATAGTGAGCTTTCTTATGCCGATTACACCAAAATAAAAGTGGATAGTGAATTTACTAATGGAGTTGATGGAAAAAGGACATCTGAAGCTTGTTTTGGTATGCCTTTTTTTAAAGGAACTCCTATAGATGGAAAAGGTGCTCCGTTTATTGCAATGATAGTGTTAAAAGGCTTAAATAAACTTTGGAATAAAAAGAGAGAAAGCTTGAAAGAGAGCCAAGGGAGTAAAGATATTGTTATTAATGCATCAACTAAAGAGTTGTTGGGACAAGGGAAGATGGACATTTTACCGAGTTTTATAGATGGGGCTATTAAGGAGATGAATAGACAGTCGAGAAATAAGGCACTTATTGAACATACATTAGTCCCTGTGGTATTACCTGTTCAAATTTGGATGATAGGAACAGTAGTTATTCTAGGTGTGCCAGGCGAAATCACAACAGTTGCTGGGAGGCGTTTGGAAAAGCAAATGGAAAGGATGTTGGAAGAGGTAGGAGTTCAGAAAGTAATATTGAGTTCGTATGCTAATTCGTATATGGGTTATATCACAACACAAGAAGAGTATGAAGTCCAGTTATATGAAGGAGGTCACACGGTTTTTGGGCAGTGGACTTTGGCAGCGTTTCAAACAAAATTTAAACACTTGTGTGCTGAATTGATAAAACCCAAAGAGGAGCATAAAATTAATCGAGAGATCAAACCGCCTATATTTTCTGAGGAGGAATTAAGTCGTAGGGCTTATAGCAGAACTTCCCACTTGTAA
- the tgt gene encoding tRNA guanosine(34) transglycosylase Tgt, with translation MNFRIEAKDEKTKARAGVVTTDHGEIETPIFMPVGTAGTVKSVHQRELEEDIKAQIILGNTYHLFLRPGLDIIEKAGGLHKFNNWNKPILTDSGGYQVYSLSNTRKIKEEGVTFKSHINGARHFFSPEIAVDIQRTIGADIIMAFDECTPYPCDYSYAKRSMEMTHRWLKRCTDHFDAGEGKYGYSQTFFPIVQGSTYKDLRKQSAETIASFEREGNAIGGLSVGEPAEEMYEMTELVCDILPKDKPRYLMGVGTPDNILEGIALGVDMFDCVMPTRNARHGTIFTREGIMNMKNAKWKDDFSPLDENGTSYVDSFYSKAYVRHLFAAKESLGMQIASIHNLAFYLWLVGEAREQIKAGTFGEWKNKMVPKLKTRL, from the coding sequence ATGAACTTTAGAATAGAAGCGAAAGACGAGAAGACGAAAGCAAGAGCTGGGGTCGTAACTACCGACCATGGAGAGATAGAAACACCAATTTTTATGCCTGTAGGTACTGCTGGTACTGTGAAAAGTGTACATCAGAGAGAGTTGGAAGAGGATATTAAAGCACAGATAATATTAGGGAATACCTATCATCTGTTTTTAAGACCAGGGTTAGATATTATAGAAAAAGCAGGAGGTTTACATAAGTTTAATAATTGGAATAAACCAATTTTAACAGATTCTGGAGGTTATCAAGTGTATTCTTTATCAAATACCAGAAAAATAAAAGAGGAAGGAGTAACCTTTAAATCTCATATTAATGGAGCAAGACATTTTTTTAGTCCAGAAATTGCTGTAGATATTCAACGTACAATTGGTGCTGATATCATTATGGCGTTTGATGAATGTACTCCGTATCCATGTGATTACTCTTATGCAAAACGATCGATGGAGATGACACATCGTTGGTTAAAACGTTGTACAGATCATTTTGATGCTGGTGAAGGTAAATACGGATATTCGCAAACTTTTTTCCCAATTGTACAAGGGAGTACCTATAAGGATTTAAGGAAACAATCAGCAGAGACAATTGCTTCGTTTGAAAGAGAAGGAAATGCAATAGGGGGGCTTTCTGTTGGAGAACCTGCTGAGGAAATGTATGAAATGACAGAGTTGGTATGTGATATTTTGCCTAAAGATAAACCGCGCTATTTAATGGGGGTTGGAACACCTGATAATATCTTAGAAGGAATTGCGTTAGGAGTGGATATGTTTGATTGTGTAATGCCTACAAGAAATGCCAGACATGGAACAATATTTACCAGAGAGGGGATTATGAACATGAAGAATGCAAAGTGGAAAGATGATTTCTCTCCATTAGATGAAAACGGAACTTCTTATGTCGATAGTTTTTATTCTAAGGCGTATGTTAGACACTTGTTTGCTGCAAAAGAATCTTTAGGAATGCAGATAGCAAGTATACATAACTTGGCGTTTTACCTTTGGTTAGTAGGTGAAGCTAGAGAACAAATAAAAGCTGGAACTTTTGGAGAATGGAAAAATAAGATGGTTCCAAAATTGAAAACAAGGTTATAA
- a CDS encoding sigma-70 family RNA polymerase sigma factor, which produces MEKQNQSLDHLSDKARIDYELVLKAVNQKDQKAFTDLMDRYRDSIFFMLLKMVNNRDDAEDLTIEAFGKAFNRLHQYTPNYAFSTWLFKIATNNCIDFLRKKKKNVLSIDNRLENEDGDAFMIELKSENRNPEEEAIRAQKIQLMRSVVGRLKPRYQILIELRYFKEMSYDEIASELNLPLGTVKAQLFRARDFLFNILKDNKDRI; this is translated from the coding sequence ATGGAAAAGCAAAACCAATCTTTAGATCACCTTTCTGACAAAGCTAGAATCGACTATGAGTTAGTCTTAAAAGCTGTCAATCAAAAAGATCAAAAAGCATTTACAGATTTAATGGATCGCTATAGAGATTCTATTTTTTTCATGCTTTTAAAAATGGTCAATAATAGAGATGATGCTGAAGACCTAACAATTGAAGCTTTTGGTAAAGCCTTTAATCGATTACACCAATACACCCCTAATTATGCTTTTAGCACCTGGCTGTTCAAAATTGCCACCAACAATTGTATTGACTTTTTAAGAAAGAAGAAAAAAAATGTTCTCTCCATTGACAATAGACTTGAAAATGAAGATGGGGATGCTTTTATGATTGAATTAAAAAGTGAGAACCGAAATCCTGAAGAGGAAGCAATCAGAGCCCAAAAAATTCAATTAATGCGCTCAGTTGTTGGTCGTTTAAAACCCAGATACCAAATCCTTATTGAATTGCGATACTTTAAAGAAATGAGCTATGATGAAATAGCTTCAGAACTGAATCTACCACTTGGTACAGTTAAAGCTCAACTTTTTAGAGCAAGAGACTTTCTATTCAACATTCTTAAAGACAATAAAGACCGTATTTAA
- a CDS encoding sulfate adenylyltransferase subunit 2, with the protein MFPKELESEAIFILREVAAQFNNPALLFSGGKDSITLMRLAQKAFYPNKIPFTIMHVDTGHNFPETIEFRDRLMKELDANLIVKYVQDSIDQNKVVEETGKYASRNALQTVTLLDGIEEMKFDACIGGARRDEEKARAKERIFSVRDDFGQWDSKNQRPELWHFLNGKINHGENVRVFPISNWTELDVWNYIKQEEIEIPSIYYSHKRACFIRDGILFPYSDFINMDGEEVFEETVRFRTIGDMTCTAAVQSEAATIDKVIEEIEAAEISERGARIDDKRSEAAMEDRKKAGYF; encoded by the coding sequence ATGTTTCCAAAAGAACTAGAAAGCGAAGCGATATTTATACTTAGAGAAGTTGCTGCCCAATTCAACAACCCTGCATTGTTGTTTTCGGGAGGAAAAGATTCCATCACATTAATGCGTTTAGCTCAAAAAGCTTTTTATCCCAACAAAATCCCTTTCACGATAATGCATGTTGATACTGGACACAACTTTCCAGAGACAATAGAATTTAGAGATCGCTTAATGAAAGAACTGGACGCTAATCTTATTGTTAAATACGTGCAAGACAGTATCGACCAAAACAAAGTTGTAGAAGAAACTGGAAAATATGCCAGCAGAAACGCTCTACAAACTGTTACACTACTAGACGGTATTGAAGAAATGAAGTTTGATGCCTGCATTGGTGGTGCTAGAAGAGATGAAGAGAAAGCCAGAGCTAAAGAACGTATTTTTTCGGTAAGAGATGATTTTGGACAATGGGATTCAAAAAACCAACGTCCAGAATTATGGCATTTCTTAAATGGAAAAATCAACCACGGTGAAAATGTTAGAGTTTTCCCTATTAGCAACTGGACAGAATTAGACGTATGGAACTATATCAAACAAGAAGAAATAGAGATTCCATCCATATACTATTCACATAAAAGAGCTTGTTTTATTAGAGACGGTATTCTTTTCCCATACTCTGACTTCATCAACATGGATGGTGAAGAAGTATTTGAAGAGACGGTACGTTTCAGAACTATTGGAGACATGACCTGTACTGCTGCTGTACAATCAGAAGCTGCAACAATCGACAAAGTTATTGAAGAAATTGAAGCTGCAGAAATATCTGAGAGAGGAGCTAGAATAGATGACAAAAGATCAGAAGCTGCAATGGAAGACAGAAAAAAGGCGGGATATTTTTAA
- a CDS encoding GTP-binding protein — MDVLKLTTAGSVDDGKSTLIGRLLYDSNSISKDQVEAIQRVSDKKGNDYLDLSLLTDGLTAEREQGITIDVSYKYFSSDKRRFIIADCPGHVEYTRNMITGTSDSDLIIILIDARNGIIEQTKRHFYIASMMEINEVVVCINKMDLVDYKEETFNNIQADFLKMAERINGNDEKQNISFIPICALKGENIVKESDKFNWYNGPTVFNFLENVNLNKRIENKFRFPVQYVIRPHSDTITDYRGFAGRVMSGNISVGDEITVLPSLKKSKVRQIDVFDQKQQALSYKEYGTILLEDEIDLSRGDLMVKSGEEPKLSKEINATICWVNETPFQNKKYIIKYGTMQTYCKISSINQKLEIHELQFEQGDGTIELNDICNITIKTAVPMPLDRYDEIKYNGCFILVDEQTNMTIASGIIE; from the coding sequence ATGGATGTATTAAAATTAACAACAGCTGGAAGTGTTGACGACGGAAAAAGTACCTTAATTGGACGGCTACTTTATGACAGTAATTCTATTTCTAAAGATCAAGTAGAAGCTATTCAGCGCGTTAGCGATAAAAAAGGAAACGATTACTTAGACCTTTCACTATTAACAGACGGATTAACTGCCGAAAGAGAGCAAGGAATCACGATTGATGTAAGCTATAAATACTTTTCTTCAGACAAACGAAGATTCATCATTGCCGACTGTCCGGGACATGTAGAATATACAAGAAACATGATCACAGGGACTTCTGACTCTGACTTAATCATTATTCTTATTGATGCAAGAAATGGCATCATCGAACAAACAAAAAGACATTTCTATATCGCTTCTATGATGGAGATCAATGAGGTAGTGGTCTGTATTAATAAGATGGATCTCGTTGACTATAAAGAAGAAACATTCAACAACATTCAAGCTGATTTCTTAAAGATGGCTGAGCGTATTAATGGAAATGATGAAAAACAAAACATCTCTTTCATTCCAATTTGTGCTTTAAAAGGAGAAAACATCGTCAAAGAATCTGATAAGTTCAACTGGTACAATGGACCTACTGTATTTAACTTTTTAGAAAATGTAAACCTCAACAAACGCATTGAAAACAAATTTAGATTCCCTGTACAATATGTTATTAGACCACATTCTGATACGATAACTGACTACAGAGGTTTTGCTGGTAGAGTCATGAGTGGCAACATCTCAGTAGGCGATGAAATCACTGTACTTCCATCATTAAAAAAATCAAAAGTTCGACAAATTGATGTCTTTGATCAAAAGCAACAAGCTCTTTCCTACAAAGAATATGGAACAATTCTCTTAGAGGACGAAATCGACTTAAGTAGAGGTGACTTAATGGTAAAATCAGGAGAAGAGCCAAAGCTTTCTAAGGAAATTAACGCTACAATTTGTTGGGTAAATGAAACTCCTTTTCAAAACAAAAAGTATATCATCAAATACGGAACAATGCAAACGTATTGTAAAATTTCTAGTATTAATCAAAAACTTGAAATTCATGAATTACAATTTGAACAAGGTGACGGAACAATTGAACTGAATGACATTTGTAACATTACCATCAAAACAGCTGTTCCTATGCCATTAGATCGCTACGATGAAATCAAGTATAACGGATGCTTTATATTAGTAGATGAACAAACAAACATGACGATAGCTTCAGGTATTATTGAATAA
- the miaA gene encoding tRNA (adenosine(37)-N6)-dimethylallyltransferase MiaA: MEKKKTLIVIVGPTAIGKTALAIELARYFSCEIISADSRQFFKEMAIGTAKPTPEELASAPHHFVDFLSITEKYTAGQFEKDAIQKLDELYQKNDIAVLVGGSGLYVDAVCYGIDEIPSNEEIRTQLNKELELHGLTPLQEELKEVDPKIWETINQKNPQRIIRALEVFRHTGKPYSFFRKGTKKNRAFETIKIGLDTDRSIVYDRINQRVDLMLENGLLSEVKALVPYQDLNALNTVGYKEYFKYFKREITLDEATALLKKNTRNFAKRQLTWFRKDQTTKWFLPKDFDAIKSYILDQTTN; this comes from the coding sequence ATGGAAAAGAAAAAAACACTAATTGTAATTGTTGGACCTACGGCAATTGGAAAAACGGCTTTAGCAATAGAGCTGGCTCGCTACTTTTCATGTGAAATCATTTCTGCCGATAGCCGTCAGTTTTTTAAAGAAATGGCCATAGGCACTGCCAAGCCGACACCAGAAGAGCTAGCTTCAGCCCCACATCATTTTGTTGATTTTTTGTCGATTACTGAAAAATATACTGCTGGACAATTTGAAAAAGATGCCATTCAGAAACTAGACGAACTTTACCAAAAAAACGACATTGCTGTACTAGTTGGAGGCTCTGGGCTATATGTTGATGCTGTATGTTATGGTATTGATGAAATTCCCTCAAATGAAGAGATTAGAACTCAACTGAACAAAGAACTCGAATTACATGGTTTAACTCCTCTGCAGGAAGAACTAAAAGAAGTTGACCCCAAAATATGGGAAACCATCAATCAAAAAAACCCTCAACGCATTATTAGGGCTCTAGAAGTCTTCAGACACACTGGAAAACCTTATTCCTTCTTTCGAAAAGGCACCAAAAAAAACAGAGCTTTTGAAACCATTAAAATTGGGCTTGATACCGATAGAAGTATTGTATACGACAGAATTAACCAACGAGTGGACCTTATGTTAGAAAACGGACTACTCTCTGAAGTTAAAGCTCTTGTTCCATACCAAGATCTCAACGCTCTAAACACTGTTGGTTATAAAGAATATTTTAAATACTTTAAGCGCGAGATTACTCTTGACGAAGCTACAGCATTGCTCAAGAAAAACACACGTAATTTTGCGAAACGTCAACTTACTTGGTTTAGGAAAGATCAAACAACAAAATGGTTTCTTCCGAAAGACTTTGACGCCATTAAGTCTTATATTCTAGACCAAACTACCAACTAG
- a CDS encoding DUF2061 domain-containing protein, whose translation MENSTKPKWKTEKAWRSVAKAISWRVIASGTTFILAIIFFGDDPQAVEKATGIAILESIIKMTLYFFHERLWINIKWGILKPKEHE comes from the coding sequence ATGGAAAACTCAACAAAACCAAAGTGGAAAACAGAAAAAGCATGGAGATCAGTAGCTAAAGCAATTTCATGGCGTGTCATCGCTTCTGGAACCACATTTATACTTGCCATTATCTTCTTTGGGGACGACCCCCAAGCTGTAGAAAAAGCAACAGGAATAGCCATTCTTGAAAGTATTATTAAAATGACCTTATACTTTTTCCATGAAAGACTTTGGATAAACATTAAATGGGGAATACTAAAACCCAAAGAACATGAATAA
- a CDS encoding glycosyltransferase: MDINFSISEYILISLFGATFIIQMFYYLVFFIRLGFSSKKKDAPSFTPPISVIIAARNEEQNLVNNLPLILNQNYPNFEVIVVNDRSWDESLDVLLALEQQYEHLRTVDIPDVGKDGYAKKMALTLGIKAAQHDRLLFTDADCFPTSQNWILSMAQGFSNNKMLVLGAGPYQYQKGFLNKLIRYDAIMIAIQYLSFAKAKIPYMGVGRNLGYTKELYDSVRGFKSHYHIPSGDDDLFVNEASNRKNTTVIFNEEAITLSTPKDTYKAWKEQKSRHFTTGNRYKSFQLFLLTLFPLSIGLFYVSAGILALLNFFPLYILGLVGFKILIQMLTFSQPFKIMGSKNLIFMAPFLELIFLFLTPSLISKSKHL, from the coding sequence TTGGACATCAACTTTAGCATATCAGAATATATCTTAATTTCATTATTTGGAGCAACTTTTATCATCCAAATGTTTTATTATCTCGTCTTTTTTATACGATTGGGTTTTTCATCCAAAAAAAAGGACGCTCCTAGTTTCACCCCTCCTATCTCAGTTATTATAGCAGCCAGAAACGAAGAACAAAATTTAGTCAATAACCTTCCTCTTATTCTCAACCAGAACTACCCTAACTTTGAAGTAATTGTTGTTAATGATCGTTCATGGGATGAAAGTTTAGATGTATTATTGGCATTGGAGCAACAATACGAACACCTCAGAACAGTTGATATTCCAGATGTTGGTAAAGATGGCTACGCAAAAAAGATGGCCTTAACCTTAGGAATAAAAGCTGCACAACACGATCGATTACTCTTTACAGATGCAGATTGTTTTCCTACTTCACAAAATTGGATTTTATCCATGGCCCAAGGATTTTCAAATAATAAAATGCTTGTATTAGGTGCTGGACCATATCAATATCAAAAAGGGTTTTTAAACAAACTCATCAGGTATGATGCCATTATGATAGCAATTCAATACCTTTCGTTTGCAAAAGCGAAAATTCCCTATATGGGAGTTGGAAGAAATCTTGGATACACCAAAGAACTCTACGATTCGGTAAGAGGGTTTAAAAGCCATTATCATATTCCTTCAGGAGACGATGATTTATTTGTTAATGAAGCTTCAAACCGAAAAAACACGACGGTTATTTTTAATGAGGAAGCGATTACATTATCCACTCCAAAAGATACCTATAAAGCTTGGAAAGAACAAAAATCTAGACATTTCACAACGGGGAACAGGTACAAGTCTTTCCAATTATTTTTATTAACCTTATTTCCGCTATCTATAGGCTTATTCTATGTTTCAGCAGGAATTTTAGCATTATTAAACTTTTTCCCTTTGTATATTTTGGGACTGGTCGGTTTTAAAATACTAATTCAAATGCTTACCTTTAGTCAACCTTTTAAAATTATGGGGAGTAAAAATTTAATTTTCATGGCACCTTTTTTGGAGTTAATCTTCTTATTTTTGACCCCCTCACTAATTTCAAAAAGTAAACATTTATAA
- the rsmG gene encoding 16S rRNA (guanine(527)-N(7))-methyltransferase RsmG, with product MEQLLKHFPNLTPLQLEQFKQLEELYSFWNAQINVISRKDVDNFYERHVLHSLAIAKIIEFKPNTKLLDVGTGGGFPGIPLAILFPEADFLLVDSIGKKIKVVNEVAQALKLTNVEGVHQRAEKVKGNFDFVISRAVTRMNRFVPWVKNKFKSHSFNDLPNGIIYLKGGDLHEELNEVNFKHNPSLHKISNYFDGEFFETKQIVHVRMN from the coding sequence GTGGAACAACTATTAAAACATTTTCCTAACCTTACACCTCTCCAACTTGAACAATTTAAGCAACTAGAAGAATTGTATTCTTTCTGGAATGCCCAAATCAATGTAATCAGTAGAAAAGATGTTGACAATTTCTACGAGCGACATGTTCTTCATTCTTTAGCTATAGCTAAAATTATTGAGTTTAAACCCAACACTAAATTACTGGATGTTGGTACTGGTGGAGGATTTCCTGGTATCCCTCTTGCCATACTTTTTCCTGAAGCCGACTTTTTATTGGTAGATTCTATTGGAAAAAAAATTAAGGTGGTGAATGAAGTTGCACAAGCTCTAAAACTAACAAATGTTGAAGGAGTTCACCAACGTGCCGAAAAAGTAAAAGGAAACTTTGATTTTGTAATCAGTCGAGCAGTAACACGAATGAACCGCTTTGTTCCTTGGGTTAAAAATAAGTTTAAATCGCATAGTTTTAACGATCTACCCAATGGAATCATCTACCTCAAAGGAGGTGACCTACATGAAGAATTGAATGAAGTAAACTTTAAACACAACCCCTCACTTCACAAAATCTCAAACTATTTTGATGGTGAATTCTTCGAAACCAAACAAATTGTACATGTAAGAATGAATTAG
- a CDS encoding phosphoadenylyl-sulfate reductase has translation MNKDTIEKISNQIESLSAVDTLKYIAEKHNGLAVFSTSFGQEDQVITDMILSNNIPIKIFTLDTGRMFEDTYRVMQRTNEKYQTKIAVYFPESSAVEKLYQEKGAYSFYESVENRKECCFIRKVTPLRRALSGNQAWITGLRAQQSQNRNSLAKAQYDENFDLLKVNPLINWSLEEVNQYLKAHNVPQNALHSKGFISIGCSPCTRAIKEGEDIRAGRWWWEDTSKKECGLHR, from the coding sequence ATGAATAAAGATACGATAGAAAAAATAAGTAATCAAATAGAAAGCCTTTCTGCTGTTGACACACTAAAATATATTGCTGAAAAGCACAATGGTTTAGCTGTATTTTCAACATCATTTGGACAAGAGGATCAAGTCATTACCGACATGATTCTGTCCAACAACATTCCAATCAAAATCTTTACACTAGACACGGGAAGAATGTTTGAAGACACTTATAGGGTTATGCAAAGAACCAATGAGAAATACCAAACAAAAATTGCGGTATATTTCCCAGAAAGTTCAGCAGTAGAAAAACTATACCAAGAAAAAGGTGCCTATTCTTTTTACGAATCTGTTGAAAATAGGAAAGAGTGCTGTTTCATTAGAAAAGTTACCCCTTTAAGAAGAGCTTTAAGTGGTAACCAAGCATGGATTACTGGTTTAAGAGCCCAACAAAGTCAAAACAGAAACTCACTAGCTAAAGCTCAATACGATGAAAACTTTGACCTGCTTAAAGTCAACCCACTAATCAATTGGTCCCTAGAGGAAGTTAACCAGTATTTAAAAGCGCATAATGTTCCACAAAACGCATTACACAGCAAAGGATTTATAAGCATAGGATGCTCTCCTTGTACAAGAGCTATAAAAGAAGGGGAAGATATCAGAGCCGGAAGATGGTGGTGGGAAGACACCTCCAAAAAAGAATGTGGACTACACCGCTAA